In Zalophus californianus isolate mZalCal1 chromosome 17, mZalCal1.pri.v2, whole genome shotgun sequence, one DNA window encodes the following:
- the LOC113936577 gene encoding myeloid cell surface antigen CD33-like isoform X2, with protein sequence MLLPPFFLPLLWAGSLAQRSRYWLKVPASLTVQEGLCVHVPCSFSYPKREYTDGDPTYGYWFQEGSDYSQHVLVATNNPDREVQEETQGRFHLLGGPRDYNCSLGIRDAQRRDSGTYFFRVERGPYVKYSYLQNQLSVRVTALTHTPDILKPGTLESGRPGNLTCSVPWACEWGTPPIFSWTSVALTSLGPRTHLSSVLTLTPRPQDHGTNLTCQVYFPAAGVMVERTIQLNVTCATQNPTTGVCLGHRPGKQGIWSGVMLGAIAGAGITTLFALCLCLIFFGIASRSPSQTSLLTPQALQGCPPPWRWIKICIMPPSAFTG encoded by the exons ATGTTGCTGCCGCCGTTTTTTCTGCCCCTGCTGTGGGCAG GGTCCCTGGCTCAGCGTTCAAGATACTGGCTGAAAGTGCCGGCGTCCCTGACAGTGCAGGAgggcctgtgtgtgcatgtgccctGCAGCTTCTCCTACCCCAAACGCGAATACACTGACGGTGACCCAACTTATGGCTACTGGTTCCAGGAAGGGAGTGATTACAGCCAGCATGTTCTAGTGGCCACAAACAACCCAGATCGAGAAGTGCAGGAGGAGACCCAGGGCCGATTCCACCTCCTCGGGGGCCCCCGGGACTACAACTGCTCCCTGGGCATCAGAGATGCACAGAGAAGGGACTCGGGGACATACTTCTTCAGGGTGGAGAGAGGGCCTTATGTGAAATATAGTTACCTACAGAACCAGCTCTCCGTGCGTGTGACGG CCCTGACCCACACACCTGACATCCTCAAGCCAGGGACCCTGGAGTCTGGCCGCCCCGGGAACCTgacctgctctgtgccctgggcCTGTGAGTGGGGCACGCCCCCCATCTTCTCCTGGACGTCAGTGGCCctcacctccctgggccccaggacCCACCTCTCCTCGGTGCTCACCCTCACCCCACGGCCCCAGGACCATGGCACCAACCTCACCTGTCAGGTGTACTTCCCTGCAGCTGGTGTGATGGTGGAAAGGACCATCCAACTCAATGTCACCT gTGCCACACAGAACCCAACAACAGGTGTCTGCCTGGGACACAGACCAG GGAAACAGGGGATCTGGTCAGGAGTGATGCTAGGTGCCATTGCGGGAGCTGGTATCACCACACTGTTcgctctctgcctctgccttatCTTCTTTGG GATTGCCAGCAGGAGTCCAAGTCAGACCTCCCTGCTGACCCCACAAGCTCTGCAGGGGTGCCCCCCACCTTGGAGATGGATCAAGATCTGTATTATGCCTCCATCAGCTTTCACaggatga
- the LOC113936577 gene encoding myeloid cell surface antigen CD33-like isoform X3: protein MLLPPFFLPLLWAGSLAQRSRYWLKVPASLTVQEGLCVHVPCSFSYPKREYTDGDPTYGYWFQEGSDYSQHVLVATNNPDREVQEETQGRFHLLGGPRDYNCSLGIRDAQRRDSGTYFFRVERGPYVKYSYLQNQLSVRVTALTHTPDILKPGTLESGRPGNLTCSVPWACEWGTPPIFSWTSVALTSLGPRTHLSSVLTLTPRPQDHGTNLTCQVYFPAAGVMVERTIQLNVTCATQNPTTGVCLGHRPGKQGIWSGVMLGAIAGAGITTLFALCLCLIFFGPGPNSLGAWGPCYKALI from the exons ATGTTGCTGCCGCCGTTTTTTCTGCCCCTGCTGTGGGCAG GGTCCCTGGCTCAGCGTTCAAGATACTGGCTGAAAGTGCCGGCGTCCCTGACAGTGCAGGAgggcctgtgtgtgcatgtgccctGCAGCTTCTCCTACCCCAAACGCGAATACACTGACGGTGACCCAACTTATGGCTACTGGTTCCAGGAAGGGAGTGATTACAGCCAGCATGTTCTAGTGGCCACAAACAACCCAGATCGAGAAGTGCAGGAGGAGACCCAGGGCCGATTCCACCTCCTCGGGGGCCCCCGGGACTACAACTGCTCCCTGGGCATCAGAGATGCACAGAGAAGGGACTCGGGGACATACTTCTTCAGGGTGGAGAGAGGGCCTTATGTGAAATATAGTTACCTACAGAACCAGCTCTCCGTGCGTGTGACGG CCCTGACCCACACACCTGACATCCTCAAGCCAGGGACCCTGGAGTCTGGCCGCCCCGGGAACCTgacctgctctgtgccctgggcCTGTGAGTGGGGCACGCCCCCCATCTTCTCCTGGACGTCAGTGGCCctcacctccctgggccccaggacCCACCTCTCCTCGGTGCTCACCCTCACCCCACGGCCCCAGGACCATGGCACCAACCTCACCTGTCAGGTGTACTTCCCTGCAGCTGGTGTGATGGTGGAAAGGACCATCCAACTCAATGTCACCT gTGCCACACAGAACCCAACAACAGGTGTCTGCCTGGGACACAGACCAG GGAAACAGGGGATCTGGTCAGGAGTGATGCTAGGTGCCATTGCGGGAGCTGGTATCACCACACTGTTcgctctctgcctctgccttatCTTCTTTGG CCCTGGTCCCAACAGTCTAGGAGCATGGGGACCTTGTTACAAAGCCTTGATATGA
- the LOC113936577 gene encoding myeloid cell surface antigen CD33-like isoform X4 produces MLLPPFFLPLLWAGSLAQRSRYWLKVPASLTVQEGLCVHVPCSFSYPKREYTDGDPTYGYWFQEGSDYSQHVLVATNNPDREVQEETQGRFHLLGGPRDYNCSLGIRDAQRRDSGTYFFRVERGPYVKYSYLQNQLSVRVTALTHTPDILKPGTLESGRPGNLTCSVPWACEWGTPPIFSWTSVALTSLGPRTHLSSVLTLTPRPQDHGTNLTCQVYFPAAGVMVERTIQLNVTCATQNPTTGVCLGHRPGKQGIWSGVMLGAIAGAGITTLFALCLCLIFFGLGAWGPCYKALI; encoded by the exons ATGTTGCTGCCGCCGTTTTTTCTGCCCCTGCTGTGGGCAG GGTCCCTGGCTCAGCGTTCAAGATACTGGCTGAAAGTGCCGGCGTCCCTGACAGTGCAGGAgggcctgtgtgtgcatgtgccctGCAGCTTCTCCTACCCCAAACGCGAATACACTGACGGTGACCCAACTTATGGCTACTGGTTCCAGGAAGGGAGTGATTACAGCCAGCATGTTCTAGTGGCCACAAACAACCCAGATCGAGAAGTGCAGGAGGAGACCCAGGGCCGATTCCACCTCCTCGGGGGCCCCCGGGACTACAACTGCTCCCTGGGCATCAGAGATGCACAGAGAAGGGACTCGGGGACATACTTCTTCAGGGTGGAGAGAGGGCCTTATGTGAAATATAGTTACCTACAGAACCAGCTCTCCGTGCGTGTGACGG CCCTGACCCACACACCTGACATCCTCAAGCCAGGGACCCTGGAGTCTGGCCGCCCCGGGAACCTgacctgctctgtgccctgggcCTGTGAGTGGGGCACGCCCCCCATCTTCTCCTGGACGTCAGTGGCCctcacctccctgggccccaggacCCACCTCTCCTCGGTGCTCACCCTCACCCCACGGCCCCAGGACCATGGCACCAACCTCACCTGTCAGGTGTACTTCCCTGCAGCTGGTGTGATGGTGGAAAGGACCATCCAACTCAATGTCACCT gTGCCACACAGAACCCAACAACAGGTGTCTGCCTGGGACACAGACCAG GGAAACAGGGGATCTGGTCAGGAGTGATGCTAGGTGCCATTGCGGGAGCTGGTATCACCACACTGTTcgctctctgcctctgccttatCTTCTTTGG TCTAGGAGCATGGGGACCTTGTTACAAAGCCTTGATATGA
- the LOC113936577 gene encoding myeloid cell surface antigen CD33-like isoform X1 — MLLPPFFLPLLWAGSLAQRSRYWLKVPASLTVQEGLCVHVPCSFSYPKREYTDGDPTYGYWFQEGSDYSQHVLVATNNPDREVQEETQGRFHLLGGPRDYNCSLGIRDAQRRDSGTYFFRVERGPYVKYSYLQNQLSVRVTALTHTPDILKPGTLESGRPGNLTCSVPWACEWGTPPIFSWTSVALTSLGPRTHLSSVLTLTPRPQDHGTNLTCQVYFPAAGVMVERTIQLNVTCATQNPTTGVCLGHRPGKQGIWSGVMLGAIAGAGITTLFALCLCLIFFGVKSCRKRASRRAVGVDGIHPIVKPAPLDCQQESKSDLPADPTSSAGVPPTLEMDQDLYYASISFHRMKEGTYAEYSEIRTQ; from the exons ATGTTGCTGCCGCCGTTTTTTCTGCCCCTGCTGTGGGCAG GGTCCCTGGCTCAGCGTTCAAGATACTGGCTGAAAGTGCCGGCGTCCCTGACAGTGCAGGAgggcctgtgtgtgcatgtgccctGCAGCTTCTCCTACCCCAAACGCGAATACACTGACGGTGACCCAACTTATGGCTACTGGTTCCAGGAAGGGAGTGATTACAGCCAGCATGTTCTAGTGGCCACAAACAACCCAGATCGAGAAGTGCAGGAGGAGACCCAGGGCCGATTCCACCTCCTCGGGGGCCCCCGGGACTACAACTGCTCCCTGGGCATCAGAGATGCACAGAGAAGGGACTCGGGGACATACTTCTTCAGGGTGGAGAGAGGGCCTTATGTGAAATATAGTTACCTACAGAACCAGCTCTCCGTGCGTGTGACGG CCCTGACCCACACACCTGACATCCTCAAGCCAGGGACCCTGGAGTCTGGCCGCCCCGGGAACCTgacctgctctgtgccctgggcCTGTGAGTGGGGCACGCCCCCCATCTTCTCCTGGACGTCAGTGGCCctcacctccctgggccccaggacCCACCTCTCCTCGGTGCTCACCCTCACCCCACGGCCCCAGGACCATGGCACCAACCTCACCTGTCAGGTGTACTTCCCTGCAGCTGGTGTGATGGTGGAAAGGACCATCCAACTCAATGTCACCT gTGCCACACAGAACCCAACAACAGGTGTCTGCCTGGGACACAGACCAG GGAAACAGGGGATCTGGTCAGGAGTGATGCTAGGTGCCATTGCGGGAGCTGGTATCACCACACTGTTcgctctctgcctctgccttatCTTCTTTGG AGTGAAGAGCTGCAGGAAGAGAGCATCCCGGAGAGCAGTGGGCGTGGACGGCATCCACCCGATAGTAAAGCCAGCTCCCTTG GATTGCCAGCAGGAGTCCAAGTCAGACCTCCCTGCTGACCCCACAAGCTCTGCAGGGGTGCCCCCCACCTTGGAGATGGATCAAGATCTGTATTATGCCTCCATCAGCTTTCACaggatgaaggagggcacctaTGCAGAATACTCAGAGATCAGGACCCAATGA